CCAGAGGACATCGCCGTCGGCTCCCGTGGAACGTACCTTGCCCCAGTATTGGTCCCATGCGGTCTGCGGGTCCTTGGGCGCCCCGGAGGACAGCCTGATGAGGCGCGGAACCAGCAGGTACTTGCGGAAAGCAGTCAGCATCCTTCCAATATATGGGCGCCTACGCGTTGATCAGCCAGTTGAGGGCTTCTGTTTCGTCCGTGAAAAATTTGGTGGGGCACGGGGGCTTCATGATGCCGATGAAAAAATTGGCGATTACCCTGTCCACCGGCGACGACCCCCACAATGCGATGCGCGAGGCCTGGCACGGTTTCGCGAAGACGGACCGGGCGCCGCGGGTGACATCGTTGGTGGTGGCCATGTCCACGATCATCGGATGCCGGTCCTTGCCGCAAATTTCGTTCACGCGGTCCATGGCCCGCTGGGCGTCCCGTTCCTTGATGCTCGCTCCCCGGGGCCACGTCAGCCGGAGAATGCCCGGTTCCTCCAACTCAAGTTCAAAATCAACGGGCTGGTAATCCTGGGATGCTGCTGCCTGCTCCACCGTGCTCCTCGACGTTCCGTAACCGGGGCACCGCTGGTTCCTCCCCCGACACATCAACACTTCCCGAGCGCGTGCCCAAAGTAAAGAGGCGGGACGCGACCCATTTGGCCATGCCGGGCCGTGACCTGCGGATGCGCTGATAAGGTGTGCAACATCTGGTAAAACCGTGGAACAAAAGTTGTAACGGAAGGGGCTCAGTGGTTCACAACGGAGCCGAAGTACAGCACGTTCCGCTCACGGCCGTGGTGCTGGATTCGGACGTGGGACGGTTGACGACGACGTCGGCCGCCCTCACCGCTGCCGGCTTCCAGGTTTTCCCTGCTTCAAACCCTGATTCACTGGCCATCAGCCTCGAACACAACCACCCCTCGATCGTGGTGGTGGAGAACGCCCTCGCCCACGGACTGCGCAGTCCCGGGATCCCCGTCCTGCTGCTGTTGAACGCCGGGGATTCCGTGGACCTCGAGGAAGCAGAGGCGTGGCGGGTGGTGGATTACGTCATCAACCCCGTCCGCCCGGACGAGCTGGTTCACAGGGTCAATACCCTCATCGGCAGGTCCAGGGAACGCTCCCGCTCGCGCAACCACATGGAGGCCCTGCGGGAAAACCTGCGCAACGTGTCCGCCGCGATCCGTGAAACCAACGACCCCCAGCTCATTGCCGACCACGTAGTCCGGGGTTTCGGCGAAGCGTTGGGCGTGGACCACGTCTGGTTCGCCACATTCCGTGACGAGCGCGTCCCCTCCATCCGGGCACAGTGGAACGCCCCCGGCACCAAACAGCTTCCCGCCAAGCTCGGCAACAGCGAGAACGCCATCGCAGAGCTATCCAACCGCCTGTGGACCGAAGCGGACGCCATGACAGTCCTGGACCACCGCGAGGAGCCCGATTCCAGGATCACCCAGGCCCTGCGCGAATGGTCTCCGGAACTGCAGCCCGTCTCCACGGTCATCCTCCCGGTTGGCGAAGGCGCCTCGGCGCTGGGCGTGGTCCTCCTGTGCACCGAGAACCGGATCCATGACTGGACCCGCCCCGAACTCTCACTGATGCAGCACGTGGCCGGGAACGTTGCCCACGGACTCATCCAGGGCCACCTCATCAGCGCCCAGCAACGGGTCCTGCAGCAGCTGAGGCAGCTGGACAAGGCCAAGACGGACTTCCTGGCCACCGTCAACCACGAACTCCGGACTCCCCTGACGTCCATCACCGCCTACCTGGACATGATCCGCGACGGCTCAGGCGGCCCGGTCCCCGACGGCATCAAGAAAATGCTGGACGTCATTGCCCGGAACTCGGACCGGCTGCGGCGGCTGATTGAAGACATGCTGACGGTCTCCATGCAGGACGGCAGCAACCTGGACCTCAAACCCGTGGATGTGGACAAACTGCTGCAGGTTGTTGTCGCCACGCTCCGGCCCCTGGCTGAGTCCCGGCACGTGGACATCTCCTACGTTGAAGCCTCCGAAGACATCGAGGTCACCGCCGACGAAGCCAAACTCGAGCAGGTCTTCACCAACATCGTGGCCAACGCCATCAAGTTCACCCCGGAGGGTGGCCGGGTCGGGATTACCAGCGTCCTGGAGGAAACGGACGACGGCGGACACGCGGCACTGGTGCGCGTGGCGGACACGGGCCTTGGCATCCCTGAACACGACCTGCCCCACATCTTCACCCGCTTCTACCGGGCATCAAACGCAACATCGGCGGCCGTACCCGGCAGCGGGCTGGGCCTGGCGATCGCGCACGACATCATCAGCAGGCACATGGGGCGGCTGAACCTTGATTCCACCCTGGGGGCAGGGACCACGGTGTCCATTGAGCTCCCTGTCGGCGGGCCGTAAGCAACAAGTGAGTGCCGCCGTCGTCGGTTTTTACCCCTGCCTCGGCGTGTGACAGCCCAGTCAAGCACTCCGGCCGGTCCTGACGGTGAGGGTCACTAATCCGCGACACATATCGAAACAAAACAGATGCCCCGGGTAACAACCCGGGGCATCAAATTGCGTCATGGGGCCTTTTCAGGCGTCCCCCCAATTTAGTTCGGCCACCATCCGATGCTGGTGGTGTTTGTCTTGGTGGTGACGCTGTTCGGCCACCAGCCGATTGCCGTGGAGTCCTGCGACGGCTCGGCGTTAGCCGGAGCAGCGAATCCTGTAACTGCCAGGACTGCCGCCATGAGCAGGGTTGCCGCAAATTTCTTCATCCGCTGTGCCCTTTCGTTCTGATGCGAATTTGAGTGTGTGACTTGAACAATGTCACGGGGCAAACTATACGAGCTTTTCAATGCTAATGACATGGATAATGGGTTTATGCAGAGTCCCCACCTGGCATCACACGTTGTAGCAGGGCTCAATGCACGTGCCAAATGGAAAGAGCGAAAATTCGACGAGGCTTTCGAGCTCGCCGGTGACGCCGCTGACCTGGCCGCTGCCGCCGGGGATGACGACACGTGGTGGGAAATGCTCTACCTCCAAGCAGAATGCCGCCGGGACCAAGGCAGCATCGAAGAATACCTGCGGCTCGCAACCGAGCTGAACAACCACCAACTCACATCCACCTCCTCCGAGCGCGGCGCGAAGGCCGGGACCATGGTGGCCGTCGCCTTCCAGGGACTGGGCCGCCTGGCCGAGGCTGCTGCCATGGCCTCGGACTCCGCAAAGCTGGCCGCCGGCGACCCCGATCTGCTGCACGTCCAGATCCTCGCCC
The Paenarthrobacter ureafaciens genome window above contains:
- a CDS encoding STAS/SEC14 domain-containing protein, whose protein sequence is MEQAAASQDYQPVDFELELEEPGILRLTWPRGASIKERDAQRAMDRVNEICGKDRHPMIVDMATTNDVTRGARSVFAKPCQASRIALWGSSPVDRVIANFFIGIMKPPCPTKFFTDETEALNWLINA
- a CDS encoding ATP-binding protein encodes the protein MVHNGAEVQHVPLTAVVLDSDVGRLTTTSAALTAAGFQVFPASNPDSLAISLEHNHPSIVVVENALAHGLRSPGIPVLLLLNAGDSVDLEEAEAWRVVDYVINPVRPDELVHRVNTLIGRSRERSRSRNHMEALRENLRNVSAAIRETNDPQLIADHVVRGFGEALGVDHVWFATFRDERVPSIRAQWNAPGTKQLPAKLGNSENAIAELSNRLWTEADAMTVLDHREEPDSRITQALREWSPELQPVSTVILPVGEGASALGVVLLCTENRIHDWTRPELSLMQHVAGNVAHGLIQGHLISAQQRVLQQLRQLDKAKTDFLATVNHELRTPLTSITAYLDMIRDGSGGPVPDGIKKMLDVIARNSDRLRRLIEDMLTVSMQDGSNLDLKPVDVDKLLQVVVATLRPLAESRHVDISYVEASEDIEVTADEAKLEQVFTNIVANAIKFTPEGGRVGITSVLEETDDGGHAALVRVADTGLGIPEHDLPHIFTRFYRASNATSAAVPGSGLGLAIAHDIISRHMGRLNLDSTLGAGTTVSIELPVGGP